A genomic window from Bacillus mesophilus includes:
- the thiE gene encoding thiamine phosphate synthase, with amino-acid sequence MNIKEKLQLYLVMGSTNCEQDPVHVLQQAILGGVSMFQFREKGTDSLQGEEKIRLARQLQAVCREYQVPFIVNDDVDLALFIEADGIHIGQEDEAIETVKDKFAHKVVGVSCHNLDEAKIAIRHGVDYIGVGPMYPTLTKLDTRNVVGPSLIKSLREADLTIPTVGIGGIDQSNARAVVKAGSNGIAVISAISKADDPKLAAELLKTSLY; translated from the coding sequence ATGAATATAAAAGAAAAGCTTCAGTTATATCTCGTTATGGGAAGCACTAATTGCGAACAAGACCCTGTTCATGTACTACAGCAAGCGATCCTTGGTGGAGTTAGCATGTTTCAATTTCGGGAAAAAGGAACGGATTCTCTTCAGGGAGAAGAGAAGATAAGGTTAGCTAGACAGCTTCAAGCGGTGTGTCGAGAATATCAAGTTCCGTTTATAGTAAATGATGACGTTGATCTCGCCTTATTTATAGAAGCAGATGGAATTCATATAGGACAAGAAGATGAAGCAATTGAAACAGTGAAAGATAAATTTGCTCATAAGGTAGTAGGGGTATCTTGTCATAACCTTGATGAGGCTAAAATCGCGATTCGACACGGAGTAGATTATATTGGTGTAGGCCCTATGTATCCAACACTAACAAAGTTAGATACGAGAAATGTGGTCGGACCGAGTCTAATTAAAAGTTTAAGAGAAGCCGACCTAACAATTCCTACGGTAGGTATTGGCGGGATCGACCAGTCAAATGCAAGAGCGGTTGTTAAGGCTGGCTCAAATGGAATTGCTGTGATATCAGCAATCAGTAAGGCTGATGATCCCAAACTTGCTGCTGAATTATTAAAAACGAGTCTTTATTAA
- a CDS encoding ABC transporter ATP-binding protein: MFSVLKKLGWFFKEYWKRYTIAISLLIFVGILEVIPPKLIGVAIDAIHVGSLTSNQLFQYIIFLFVLTFVLYGLTYIWMYKLFGGSFIVERLLRSKFMNHLLKMTPTFFERNRTGDLMARATNDLKAISQTAGFGILTLVDSFVFMVIIVITMGVLISWELTFAALLPLPIMAVAINIYGKKIHQRFTVAQDAFGGMNDHVLESISGVRVIRAYVQETADEKRFHSLTEDVFSKNVEVAKIDALFEPTIKILVGMSYLIGLGYGAYLVFNQTVTLGELVSFNVYLGMLIWPMFAIGELINIMQRGNASLDRVLETLSYKRDVENHSQPITVSEPKDIEFKHVNFQYPSSTFPNLVDINVSIKKGQTLGIVGKTGSGKTTLIRQLLREYPLGTGEISISGVSLERISIEDIQSWVGYVPQQHILFSKTVRENITFGMSDSSDDDVTRAIEQAAFTKDLKMLPEGLNTLVGEKGVALSGGQKQRISIARALLINPEILLLDDSLSAVDAKTEAAIIRNIQNERAGKTTLITTHRLSGIQHADWIIVLEDGKVVEEGTHDVLIQQDGWYKEQFIRQQVESSITDQGVSV, encoded by the coding sequence ATGTTTTCAGTACTAAAGAAGTTAGGTTGGTTTTTTAAAGAATATTGGAAGAGATACACAATCGCAATAAGTTTACTGATTTTTGTTGGTATCTTGGAAGTGATTCCACCAAAATTAATCGGAGTTGCCATTGATGCTATACATGTTGGTTCGTTAACAAGTAACCAGCTCTTTCAATATATTATCTTTTTATTTGTATTAACTTTTGTTTTATATGGACTCACTTATATTTGGATGTATAAGCTTTTTGGAGGCTCATTTATTGTTGAGAGACTATTACGTTCCAAATTTATGAACCATTTATTAAAAATGACTCCAACATTTTTTGAGCGTAATCGAACTGGTGACCTTATGGCAAGAGCAACAAATGATTTAAAGGCCATTTCACAAACTGCAGGTTTTGGAATTTTAACATTGGTTGATTCTTTTGTGTTTATGGTGATCATTGTCATTACGATGGGTGTTTTAATTAGTTGGGAATTAACCTTTGCGGCATTACTTCCACTTCCTATTATGGCAGTTGCAATTAATATCTATGGTAAGAAAATTCATCAACGTTTTACTGTCGCACAGGATGCATTTGGAGGTATGAATGATCATGTTCTAGAGTCCATCTCGGGTGTACGTGTTATAAGAGCATATGTTCAAGAAACGGCGGATGAAAAAAGATTTCATTCACTGACAGAGGATGTCTTTAGTAAAAATGTTGAGGTAGCAAAAATTGATGCACTATTTGAGCCGACGATCAAAATCTTAGTTGGTATGAGTTACCTCATTGGATTAGGTTATGGAGCTTATTTAGTCTTTAACCAAACAGTAACTCTTGGAGAATTAGTTTCATTTAACGTTTATTTAGGTATGTTGATCTGGCCAATGTTTGCTATTGGAGAATTAATTAACATCATGCAAAGAGGTAATGCTTCATTAGATCGTGTTTTAGAAACACTATCTTATAAGCGGGATGTTGAGAATCATTCACAACCTATTACCGTAAGTGAACCAAAAGATATTGAATTTAAGCATGTTAACTTTCAATATCCATCATCTACTTTCCCGAATTTGGTGGACATAAACGTATCTATTAAAAAAGGGCAAACGCTGGGGATTGTAGGGAAAACAGGAAGCGGAAAAACAACTTTGATTAGACAGCTTCTTAGAGAGTACCCACTGGGCACAGGTGAAATTAGTATATCAGGAGTTTCATTAGAAAGGATTTCTATCGAGGATATCCAAAGCTGGGTTGGATATGTACCACAGCAGCATATCCTATTTTCAAAAACAGTGCGAGAGAACATTACCTTTGGTATGAGTGATAGTTCTGACGATGATGTTACAAGAGCTATAGAGCAAGCGGCTTTTACGAAGGATTTAAAGATGCTACCAGAAGGATTAAATACACTTGTTGGGGAAAAAGGAGTAGCCTTATCTGGTGGACAAAAACAGCGGATTTCTATTGCAAGAGCGTTACTTATTAATCCGGAAATTCTGTTACTAGACGACTCATTATCAGCAGTTGATGCAAAAACTGAGGCGGCAATCATTCGTAACATTCAAAATGAAAGAGCAGGAAAAACAACTCTAATTACAACGCACCGCTTATCTGGTATCCAACATGCGGACTGGATTATTGTCCTTGAGGACGGGAAAGTGGTGGAGGAAGGTACACATGATGTTCTAATTCAACAGGATGGATGGTATAAGGAGCAATTTATCCGTCAACAGGTTGAATCTAGCATTACCGATCAGGGGGTGAGTGTATGA
- the thiD gene encoding bifunctional hydroxymethylpyrimidine kinase/phosphomethylpyrimidine kinase, producing MEKTHKALTIAGSDSGGGAGIQADIKTFQELKVYGMTAITAITAQNTLGVQDVYPLPVETILNQLKSIADDLPPQSLKTGMLFSSELIEAVSDSIKTFNWGNVVVDPVMVAKGGARLLQEEAVQAVKKNLLPLATIVTPNIPEAEVLTGRQIFTLEDRQEAAKVLFDCGVEHVVIKGGHGQEEMAVDLYYNGIEFETLSSPRIHTKNTHGTGCTFSAAITAYLAKGCTVFEAVEGAKRYIHMAIKHDLHIGSGHGPTNHWAHRLEGVKLG from the coding sequence ATGGAGAAGACGCATAAAGCTTTAACCATCGCCGGCTCAGACAGTGGTGGTGGAGCGGGGATTCAAGCAGATATAAAAACATTTCAGGAATTAAAGGTTTACGGTATGACAGCCATTACAGCCATAACAGCTCAAAACACACTTGGTGTGCAGGACGTATATCCATTGCCGGTAGAAACCATCTTAAATCAATTAAAATCCATTGCAGATGATTTACCGCCACAATCTTTAAAAACAGGAATGCTTTTTAGCAGTGAGTTAATTGAGGCAGTATCTGATTCAATCAAGACGTTTAACTGGGGAAATGTTGTCGTAGATCCAGTAATGGTGGCAAAGGGGGGAGCACGATTATTGCAAGAGGAAGCAGTCCAAGCTGTTAAGAAAAATCTTCTTCCATTAGCAACGATCGTAACGCCTAATATACCAGAAGCAGAAGTATTAACAGGAAGACAAATCTTCACTTTAGAAGATCGACAAGAAGCAGCGAAAGTGCTATTTGACTGTGGTGTTGAACATGTCGTGATTAAAGGAGGCCATGGCCAAGAAGAGATGGCTGTTGATCTATACTATAACGGTATAGAGTTTGAAACGTTAAGCTCTCCTAGGATTCATACTAAAAACACTCATGGAACTGGTTGTACATTTTCGGCGGCTATTACAGCGTATCTGGCTAAAGGATGCACAGTTTTTGAAGCTGTTGAGGGTGCCAAGAGGTATATTCATATGGCGATCAAGCATGACTTACATATTGGTAGCGGTCATGGTCCCACTAATCACTGGGCACATCGTCTTGAAGGAGTAAAGTTAGGATGA
- a CDS encoding ATP-binding protein, producing MFNFELELPCQTSSIEIFDAAANELLEKCTDSHRMLSFVIHELLINSLEASVRRFGEEAIHRFIKLKMSYQLSTIEISVIDSAGGMSPESLQHFEQESLDNLLDRECGRGLLMVKNMVDDLEMDYDSQGLFEVKVRKEGVAIHE from the coding sequence ATGTTTAATTTTGAATTAGAATTGCCATGTCAAACCAGTTCGATTGAGATTTTTGACGCAGCGGCGAATGAATTATTAGAGAAATGTACTGATTCTCATCGCATGCTTTCGTTTGTGATTCATGAGTTGTTAATCAATTCTCTTGAAGCGTCTGTTCGGAGGTTTGGTGAAGAGGCTATTCATCGTTTTATTAAACTTAAAATGAGTTATCAACTTTCAACTATAGAAATTTCTGTAATAGATTCAGCAGGTGGTATGAGTCCAGAAAGTCTTCAACATTTCGAACAAGAAAGCCTTGATAATTTGTTGGATCGTGAATGCGGGCGTGGACTGTTGATGGTTAAAAATATGGTGGATGATCTAGAGATGGACTATGACTCTCAAGGCCTATTTGAAGTAAAAGTTAGAAAAGAAGGAGTTGCCATTCATGAGTAA
- a CDS encoding methyl-accepting chemotaxis protein: MVDNLKELISTVISTSEQVAATSEELAASADVTGEMSSQISKTTNSIATGTTRQSEEIQLILEKMEKAVGQISTGKKAVEDTLLNANQSTQEANNGNDAINEAIQHLSKVTHTVEFATDSIQKLGKRSEEIGGIITVITEISNQTNLLALNAAIEAARAGEHGKGFAVVASEVRKLAEQSNKAASQITQLIEDIQSETKVTVNTMETNLESVKEQVSMIQKGGQSLGKIVQNVKNTESSVQHMEQVFEQINDHITGVLDSTQQMNTIIEEAAAFSEEAAASTEQQTATIQEVAASANDLAKTAEELQGKLKVFKL; encoded by the coding sequence ATGGTGGATAACCTAAAGGAGTTAATCTCTACAGTCATTTCAACTTCTGAGCAAGTTGCAGCAACCTCTGAGGAGCTTGCAGCAAGTGCAGATGTGACAGGTGAAATGAGTTCGCAAATTTCCAAAACAACCAATAGTATTGCTACAGGAACAACCAGGCAATCAGAAGAAATCCAATTGATTTTAGAAAAGATGGAAAAAGCAGTTGGGCAAATCAGCACGGGTAAAAAGGCTGTGGAAGATACATTATTAAACGCAAATCAATCTACTCAAGAAGCAAATAATGGTAATGATGCAATCAATGAAGCCATCCAACACCTGAGTAAGGTAACTCATACTGTTGAATTTGCAACTGATTCTATTCAAAAATTAGGAAAGCGATCAGAAGAAATTGGTGGGATCATTACAGTAATTACTGAAATATCAAATCAAACTAACTTACTTGCACTAAACGCAGCTATCGAAGCGGCTAGAGCCGGAGAGCATGGAAAAGGGTTTGCAGTAGTAGCATCAGAGGTTAGAAAGCTAGCAGAACAATCAAATAAAGCAGCTAGCCAGATTACGCAACTCATTGAAGATATTCAATCAGAAACTAAAGTTACGGTTAATACAATGGAAACCAACCTTGAGTCCGTAAAAGAACAGGTAAGTATGATTCAAAAAGGTGGACAGTCGTTAGGAAAGATTGTCCAAAATGTAAAGAACACAGAGAGTAGTGTTCAACACATGGAGCAGGTATTTGAGCAAATTAACGACCATATTACCGGCGTCCTAGATTCCACACAGCAAATGAATACAATTATTGAAGAAGCAGCTGCTTTTTCAGAAGAAGCCGCGGCATCAACAGAACAACAAACTGCTACAATCCAAGAAGTAGCTGCCAGCGCAAATGATTTAGCGAAAACAGCAGAAGAACTACAAGGGAAACTTAAGGTATTTAAGCTATAA
- a CDS encoding STAS domain-containing protein, whose amino-acid sequence MSKENVMFEHKTMDERQIFKISGKLQYGSTQNIKESLLHHVDNEIKHFVFDLTNITYIDSTGMGLFVTFMKHLNNPKNHIVLVIEDTFITELFKIAKLDTIFKLSNSLEDAINKQTIANHK is encoded by the coding sequence ATGAGTAAAGAAAATGTGATGTTTGAGCATAAAACAATGGATGAAAGACAGATTTTTAAAATTTCTGGAAAGCTACAGTATGGCAGTACACAAAATATAAAAGAATCACTATTACATCATGTTGATAACGAAATAAAGCACTTTGTTTTTGATTTAACTAATATAACCTATATTGATAGTACTGGAATGGGTCTGTTTGTTACGTTTATGAAACATTTAAATAATCCTAAGAATCATATTGTGTTAGTAATTGAGGATACATTTATTACAGAACTATTTAAAATCGCTAAGCTTGATACGATATTCAAACTATCAAATTCACTAGAAGATGCGATCAATAAGCAAACAATCGCAAATCATAAATAG
- a CDS encoding GAF domain-containing SpoIIE family protein phosphatase has protein sequence MNKYKTKFIQAANQVFQILSETVPARTFFIASTSNKQFVILEKFNKVGGCTIPNDPYIYPLEESYCSIVAREARPLFIRNTSESMLVKDKDVTTSFSIGSYLGVPIILDDGTIFGTLCALDPMPHVLEEKHTKILEGFASLIANSIELEQSISELREHEIQTENEFQLAQKVQQSLFSKPMLNENIAIESIHLPSSHLSGDLFSWQKLGEGRYGVIILDVMGHDVSSALIGMMVFSQLKKHMVEQENPYEVMNALNQDVIEFFKGTSDIGAFVTGIYIEIDTNNNQLTYMNAGHPPAILIQDTAVQFLTSANMPLGITDNFPDLSETIHLNNQEFNVLLYTDGLLDLFQPTDKKVLQLLKEIVDEYRGLNISLKNYLDNIISAIDKHPDDICVLSIQGNTK, from the coding sequence ATGAATAAGTATAAAACAAAATTTATCCAGGCAGCCAATCAAGTCTTTCAAATACTTAGTGAAACGGTTCCAGCAAGGACCTTCTTTATTGCCTCGACATCTAATAAACAGTTTGTCATCTTGGAAAAGTTCAACAAGGTAGGCGGATGTACAATTCCTAATGATCCATATATCTATCCACTTGAGGAATCTTATTGTAGCATCGTGGCAAGGGAGGCAAGACCCTTATTTATAAGAAATACCTCTGAGTCTATGTTAGTGAAGGATAAAGATGTAACGACCTCATTCTCGATAGGATCGTACTTAGGTGTTCCTATCATTTTAGATGACGGCACGATTTTCGGAACGCTATGTGCGTTAGACCCCATGCCTCATGTATTAGAGGAAAAGCATACAAAGATTCTAGAAGGGTTCGCAAGCCTGATTGCTAACTCAATTGAGCTAGAACAATCAATCTCTGAGTTAAGAGAACATGAGATTCAAACAGAAAATGAATTCCAACTAGCTCAAAAGGTTCAACAATCACTTTTCAGCAAGCCAATGCTAAATGAAAACATTGCGATTGAAAGTATTCACCTTCCTTCTAGTCATCTATCAGGTGATTTGTTTTCTTGGCAAAAGCTTGGAGAAGGAAGATATGGAGTAATTATTCTAGATGTGATGGGACACGATGTATCATCAGCTTTAATTGGAATGATGGTTTTCTCTCAACTGAAAAAGCATATGGTTGAACAAGAAAACCCATATGAGGTTATGAATGCATTAAACCAAGATGTAATCGAATTTTTTAAAGGAACAAGTGACATTGGTGCCTTTGTGACAGGAATCTATATAGAAATTGACACAAACAATAATCAGTTGACGTATATGAATGCAGGACATCCTCCGGCGATCCTTATTCAGGATACAGCGGTACAATTCTTAACCAGTGCCAATATGCCACTAGGAATAACGGATAATTTTCCAGATCTGAGTGAAACCATTCACCTTAATAACCAAGAATTTAATGTTTTATTGTATACGGATGGGCTGCTGGATTTATTTCAGCCAACAGATAAAAAAGTTCTTCAGCTATTAAAAGAGATTGTGGATGAATATCGAGGTTTAAATATTTCTTTAAAAAACTATCTAGATAATATCATATCAGCTATAGACAAGCATCCAGATGATATTTGTGTCCTATCAATTCAAGGAAATACTAAGTAA
- the fumC gene encoding class II fumarate hydratase encodes MDYRIEKDTIGEIKVPKDKYWGAQTQRSSENFPIGIEQMPFEVIKAFAILKKSAAEANFQLNKLEEEKRNAIKAAADEIIAGKLDDHFPLGVWQTGSGTQSNMNVNEVIAFRGNEILKSKGIETRLHPNDDVNMSQSSNDTFPTAMHIAALKEVKDRLLPSLRALKGTLQNKQEEFKHIVKIGRTHLQDATPLTVGQEISGWVGMLEKSEEMLEKSYKYLGSLAIGGTAVGTGINAHPEFGEKVAKFISEETNYTFVSSPNKFHALTSHDEIVFVHGAIKALAADLMKIANDVRWLSSGPRCGIGELIIPANEPGSSIMPGKVNPTQSEALTMVACQVFGNDSCIGFAASQGNFELNVFKPVIIYNFIQSTTLLSDAIHSFNDRCAIGIEVNLPVIDRYVKDSLMLVTALNPHIGYENAAKIAKLAYAEELTLKEASKKLGLLTEKEFDQLVVPEEMVSPKE; translated from the coding sequence ATGGATTATAGAATTGAAAAAGATACTATTGGTGAGATCAAGGTTCCAAAGGATAAGTACTGGGGTGCTCAGACACAGCGAAGCTCAGAGAATTTTCCGATTGGCATAGAGCAAATGCCCTTTGAAGTAATCAAGGCGTTTGCGATCCTCAAGAAGTCTGCAGCCGAAGCTAATTTTCAACTTAACAAGCTTGAAGAAGAGAAACGGAACGCAATAAAGGCAGCAGCAGATGAGATTATTGCTGGAAAGCTTGATGATCACTTTCCATTAGGAGTATGGCAAACGGGTAGTGGTACACAGTCAAATATGAATGTAAATGAGGTTATTGCCTTTAGGGGTAATGAAATATTAAAGTCAAAAGGCATTGAAACTAGGTTGCACCCTAATGATGATGTAAACATGTCTCAAAGTTCAAATGATACCTTTCCGACTGCGATGCATATAGCTGCATTAAAGGAGGTAAAAGACCGTCTACTTCCAAGTCTTAGGGCACTTAAGGGGACTCTCCAAAACAAACAAGAAGAATTTAAACATATAGTCAAAATAGGTCGTACACATTTACAAGATGCTACACCATTAACTGTAGGACAGGAAATTAGTGGCTGGGTAGGAATGTTAGAAAAGTCCGAAGAAATGTTAGAAAAGTCATATAAGTACTTAGGAAGCCTTGCAATTGGTGGGACAGCTGTAGGGACAGGAATCAATGCCCATCCTGAGTTTGGAGAAAAGGTTGCAAAATTTATTTCAGAAGAAACTAACTATACCTTTGTATCTTCACCTAATAAATTTCATGCTCTTACTAGTCACGATGAAATTGTTTTTGTACACGGAGCAATTAAAGCCCTTGCTGCTGACCTAATGAAAATAGCTAATGATGTTAGATGGCTCTCTAGTGGTCCGAGGTGTGGAATTGGAGAGTTAATAATCCCCGCCAATGAACCAGGTAGTTCAATCATGCCCGGTAAGGTAAACCCAACACAGAGTGAGGCATTAACAATGGTAGCATGTCAGGTTTTCGGAAATGACAGTTGTATAGGTTTTGCAGCCAGCCAAGGGAACTTTGAGCTAAATGTATTTAAACCTGTCATTATCTATAACTTTATTCAATCCACTACTTTATTGTCGGATGCTATTCATTCTTTCAATGATCGTTGTGCAATTGGAATTGAAGTAAACTTACCTGTTATAGATCGATATGTAAAAGATTCATTAATGCTAGTAACGGCATTAAACCCTCATATTGGCTATGAAAATGCAGCGAAAATAGCAAAACTGGCCTATGCAGAGGAGCTTACTTTGAAGGAAGCTTCTAAAAAACTAGGGTTACTAACAGAGAAAGAATTTGATCAGTTAGTCGTTCCTGAGGAAATGGTTTCTCCAAAAGAATAA
- a CDS encoding ABC transporter ATP-binding protein, protein MNISKRLLHYALQFKKTIIIALVMLTLAVAAELTGPFIAKQIIDQHILGIEKSWFKTTENSSKAVLYKDELYKREDYFAEGESKGSEVRILQAGRSYYFVPESIEFDGERTYSNGALTIKRGENEESYPAEKLSVNQLLSFYMPEVNPILWLIGAYFVLIVISAGFQYGQRLLLQISANRIIQKMRLDVFKQIQRLPINYFDNLPAGKIVSRVTNDTEAIRDLFVTVLSTFFTSIIYITGIYIALFLLDVKLAAICLVLVPILVVWIIVYRKYASKYNHVIRATLSDINGTINESIQGMTIIQAFKRQKETRVEFEELNKKYFTFQNKLLSLNAMTSHNLVFVLRNLAFVTLIWYFGGASLEIGTVISLGVLYAFVDYLNRLFQPITGMVNQLALLEQALVASERVFELLDEEGVDVTSNQLPRYKGNVSFENVSFGYKEGEHVLKNIQFNASQGETVALVGHTGSGKSSIMNLLFRFYDIKEGKILIDGINIKDVSKQQLRKHMGIVLQDPFLFTGTITSNVNLDDPSISTEKVIKALKDVGATRFIENLPNQYDEPVLEKGSTLSAGQRQLISFARALVFDPAILILDEATASIDTETESIIQEALEVLKKGRTTFIIAHRLSTIKNADQILVLDKGEIVEKGTHDELMNLGGRYFQMYKLQQGSNLAG, encoded by the coding sequence ATGAATATAAGTAAACGTTTATTACATTACGCTCTCCAATTTAAGAAGACAATTATCATTGCACTTGTTATGCTAACACTTGCTGTGGCGGCTGAGTTAACAGGGCCATTTATAGCCAAGCAAATCATTGATCAGCACATACTCGGTATTGAAAAATCTTGGTTTAAAACAACAGAAAATAGCTCTAAAGCTGTCTTATACAAGGATGAATTATATAAACGTGAGGATTATTTTGCTGAGGGTGAAAGTAAAGGCAGTGAGGTTAGAATTCTTCAAGCGGGCCGTAGCTACTATTTTGTACCTGAATCTATCGAGTTTGATGGTGAAAGGACATACTCTAATGGTGCTCTTACTATAAAAAGAGGAGAAAATGAGGAAAGCTACCCTGCTGAAAAACTGTCGGTTAATCAGCTGCTATCCTTTTATATGCCAGAGGTAAATCCTATTCTATGGCTAATTGGAGCCTACTTTGTATTAATTGTTATATCAGCTGGATTTCAATACGGCCAACGATTATTATTACAGATTTCAGCCAACCGAATTATTCAAAAAATGAGGCTAGATGTATTTAAGCAAATACAAAGACTACCGATTAATTATTTTGATAATCTACCGGCTGGAAAGATTGTTTCTAGGGTGACAAATGATACAGAGGCAATAAGAGATCTATTTGTTACCGTGTTATCAACCTTTTTCACTAGTATTATTTATATTACCGGTATTTATATTGCATTGTTTTTACTTGATGTAAAGCTAGCTGCAATTTGCTTAGTTCTTGTTCCAATTCTAGTAGTTTGGATAATCGTGTATCGAAAATATGCTTCAAAGTATAACCATGTGATCCGCGCCACATTAAGTGATATTAATGGAACGATTAATGAATCTATTCAGGGAATGACAATTATTCAGGCTTTCAAACGCCAGAAGGAAACAAGAGTAGAATTTGAGGAGCTAAATAAAAAGTACTTTACCTTTCAAAACAAATTATTAAGCTTAAATGCAATGACTTCTCATAATTTAGTCTTTGTCTTAAGGAACTTAGCATTTGTGACATTAATTTGGTATTTTGGAGGAGCATCACTAGAAATTGGTACAGTAATCTCCCTTGGGGTGTTATATGCGTTTGTTGATTATTTAAATCGTCTATTTCAACCGATTACAGGGATGGTTAATCAATTAGCATTATTAGAACAAGCACTTGTTGCTTCAGAAAGAGTATTCGAACTTCTAGATGAAGAGGGTGTGGATGTCACTTCTAATCAGCTTCCGAGGTACAAAGGAAATGTTAGCTTTGAAAATGTATCGTTTGGATACAAAGAAGGAGAGCATGTGTTAAAGAATATCCAATTTAACGCTAGTCAAGGAGAGACAGTTGCCTTGGTTGGTCACACAGGATCTGGTAAGAGTTCGATCATGAATTTATTATTCCGCTTTTACGATATTAAAGAAGGAAAGATTTTAATTGATGGAATCAATATTAAAGACGTCTCAAAGCAACAGCTTCGAAAGCATATGGGAATTGTCTTGCAGGATCCTTTCTTGTTTACAGGAACAATTACTAGTAACGTAAATTTAGATGACCCTTCCATTTCTACGGAAAAAGTAATAAAGGCGTTGAAGGATGTTGGAGCAACTAGGTTCATTGAGAATTTACCGAATCAATATGATGAACCAGTCCTAGAAAAAGGGAGCACCTTATCTGCAGGTCAGCGTCAATTAATTTCATTTGCTAGAGCACTTGTATTTGACCCTGCTATTCTTATATTAGATGAGGCCACAGCATCTATTGATACAGAAACTGAGTCCATTATCCAAGAAGCACTAGAGGTATTAAAAAAGGGAAGAACCACATTTATCATTGCACACAGATTATCAACTATTAAAAATGCAGACCAAATTCTTGTCCTAGATAAAGGGGAAATCGTAGAAAAAGGAACGCATGATGAACTGATGAACTTGGGTGGACGTTACTTCCAAATGTATAAACTACAGCAAGGCTCAAACCTAGCTGGATAA
- a CDS encoding thiazole biosynthesis adenylyltransferase ThiF, whose amino-acid sequence MSERYSRQELFTPIGVEGQKKINEKHVLILGAGALGSANAEALVRAGVGKVTLIDRDYVDWSNLQRQQLYTEKDATDRLPKAIAAKQRLTEINSEVEVEAIVADASVVELERLLKHVSVIIDATDNFDTRLIINDLSQKHGIPWIYGACVGSYGISYTILPGDTPCLHCLLERVPMGGMTCDTVGIISPAVGMVVAYQVAEVLKILVDDQKHIRRKLVTFDLWTNQSTSISVEKLKRPGCLSCGEHPTYPFLSYENQLKTAVLCGRDTVQIRPQEGVSRDLAQIESSLKATGGKVERNPFLLSFDTGSHRLVIFQDGRVLIHGTKDIAEAKGIYHRYLG is encoded by the coding sequence TTGAGTGAACGATATTCAAGACAAGAGCTATTTACTCCAATCGGAGTGGAAGGTCAAAAGAAAATAAATGAAAAACATGTGTTAATACTTGGAGCAGGTGCGTTAGGAAGTGCTAATGCAGAAGCCTTAGTAAGGGCAGGAGTTGGAAAGGTAACCCTCATTGATCGAGATTATGTGGATTGGAGTAATCTTCAACGACAACAGCTTTATACGGAAAAAGATGCTACTGATCGACTTCCTAAAGCAATTGCTGCAAAACAAAGATTAACTGAAATAAATAGTGAAGTAGAAGTCGAAGCAATCGTAGCAGATGCTAGTGTAGTGGAATTGGAAAGACTGTTAAAGCATGTGAGTGTCATTATTGATGCTACTGATAACTTTGATACTAGATTAATCATAAACGATCTATCTCAAAAGCATGGAATTCCTTGGATTTACGGGGCATGCGTAGGGAGTTATGGAATAAGCTATACCATTTTACCCGGAGATACCCCTTGTTTGCATTGCCTACTTGAGAGAGTTCCCATGGGAGGGATGACTTGTGATACAGTCGGGATTATTAGTCCTGCTGTCGGGATGGTTGTCGCCTATCAAGTAGCAGAAGTACTTAAAATTCTTGTTGATGATCAGAAGCATATTCGAAGAAAGCTTGTTACGTTTGATTTATGGACGAATCAATCTACTTCTATTTCGGTAGAAAAGCTTAAACGACCTGGCTGTTTATCCTGTGGAGAACATCCAACTTATCCTTTTTTATCATACGAAAACCAATTAAAAACTGCCGTGCTATGTGGAAGAGATACTGTGCAAATACGACCTCAAGAAGGAGTGTCACGTGACCTTGCACAAATAGAAAGTTCATTAAAAGCTACAGGTGGAAAGGTGGAGCGAAATCCTTTTCTCCTGTCATTTGATACAGGAAGTCATCGTCTTGTTATTTTTCAGGATGGCCGTGTTTTAATACATGGAACAAAGGACATAGCGGAAGCAAAGGGAATTTACCATCGTTATTTAGGGTAG